In the Sandaracinus amylolyticus genome, TCGATCAGCAGGCGCGCGTGGTGCGCGATCTCGGGCTCGCGTCGATCTCGCTGTTCTCGGTGGTGGTCGCGATCTTCCTGGGCTCGTCGCTGCTCTACAAGGAGATCGAGCGCAAGACGCTCTACGTGATCCTCCCGAAGCCGATCCGCCGGCACGAGTTCTTGATCGGCAAGTACGCGGGGATCGCGCTCACCGCGATCGTGTTCGTCGCGATCATGGGCGCGCTGCAGCTGTGGCTCGCCGCGATCCAGGCCGGCGCGTCCGCGACGCTGCTCGTGATCGAGCCGGTGGTGCTCGGCGTCGCGCTCGGGCTCGCGCTGTGGAAGGCGAAGGATCGCACCAGCGTGCTCGTGCCCTTCTCGCTGGTCGCGCTCGCGGCATCGGCGGGCGTCGCGCAGAGCGCGGGCGTCGCGGTCGGGCCCACGCTCGCCGCGCTCACGCTCGACGTGGGCGAGGTGCTCGTGGTGGCGGCGGTGGCGCTCTTCTTCTCGAGCTTCTCGACGCCGTTCCTCACCGGCGTGCTGACCGTCGGAGTGTGGCTGGTCGGTCGCTCGGCGGACGAGATGGCGACGATGCGCAGCAACGTGCTGCCCGACAGCGTGCGCGATCTGCTGCACGGGCTCGCGTGGGTCGTGCCCAACCTCAACCTCTTCGTGCCGCCGCACCGCGCGCTCACCGAGCACGTCGAGGGCTCGGGTGGGCCGGTCGAGTACGTCGCCTCGGCGATGGGCTACGGCGCGCTCTACGCGGGGATCCTGATCGTGATGGCGTGCGTGGTGTTCCGGAGGCGCGACTTCCTTTGACCGCACCGGCGCGCGAAGACGGACGCTGGGCGCGGCGCATCGCGCGCGCGGTCGCGATCGCGGGCGTGCTGCTGCTGGTGCTCGCGGTGCGCGTGGTCACCGCGTCGCGCGCCGAGCTCGTCGAGGCGGATCGACTGCGCGAGCGTGGCGACGTCGATGCCTCGGTCGCGCACTACCGTCGCGCGGCGCGCTGGTACGCGCCGGGCAATCCGTACTCGACCGACGCGCTCGATCGGCTCGCGGAGATCGCGCAGAGCGCAGAGGCCGCCAGGGATCCCGATCTCGCGCTCGCGGCATGGCGCTCGGTGCGCGGTGCGATCCTCGGTGCGCGCAGCTTCTACGTGCCGCACCAGGAGCGGCTCGAGCGCGCCGACGAGCACATCGCGACGCTCATGGCGGCGATGCGCCCCCCGCCGGTCGACGCGGGCCGCAGCGAAGCAGAGCGGCGCGCCGCCCACCTCGAGCTGCTGCGCGAGGTCCCGCGGCCTTCGCCCTTCTGGGGATTGGTCGCGCTGCTCGGTCTCGCGACCTGGATCGTCGCCGCGCTCGCATTCGTGACCCGCGCGATCGACGAGGAAGATCGCCTCGTGGCCGCCCAAGCGCGGGTGTGGGGAACGGTGTGGATCCTCGGGTTCGGCTCGTTCCTGCTCGGGCTCGCGCTGGCGTGAGGAATGTTGCTCGCCCCGTCGCGGCGTTGCTAGATGGAGCCCGGCCCATCGTGGGCCCCACCGGAGAAGCCGCACCGTGGACAACATCAAGGTACGCGGAGGCACGCCGCTGCGCGGCACGCTCCGCGTGAGCGGTGCGAAGAACGCCGCGCTGCCCATCCTCTGCTCCGCGCTCCTCGCCGACGGCGAGCACGTCTTCCGCAACGTCCCGGACCTGCGCGACATCGTCACGACGGCGAAGCTGCTCGAGCACATGGGGCTCGAGGTCGACGTGAACCCGCCGGTCGTCACCGTGCGCGCAAAGCCGGTGCTCGAGCCCGATGCGCCCTACGAGCTCGTGAAGCAGATGCGCGCGTCGGTGCTCGTGCTCGGCCCGCTCGTCGCGCGCTACGGCCGCGCGCGGGTGTCGCTCCCGGGCGGCTGCGCGATCGGCGCGCGCCCGATCGATCAGCACCTCAAGGGCCTCGAGGCCATGGGCGCCGAGATCGATCTCTCGCACGGCTACGTGAACGTCACCGTGCCGAGCGGACGCCTCAAGGGCGCGGAGATCCACCTCGACATCCCGACGGTCACGGGCACCGAGAACCTCATGTGCGCGGCCGTGCTCGCGAAGGGCCGCACGCGCCTCGCGAACGCCGCGCGCGAGCCCGAGGTCGAAGAGCTCGCGTGCGTGCTCAACAAGATGGGCGCGAGCGTCGAGGGCGCGGGCACCGACGTGATCACGATCGAGGGCAAGGACGAGCTCCACCCGGTGGATCACGCGATCATCGCGGACCGCATCGAGGCGGGCACGTACATGGTCGGGGCCGCCGTGACCGGCGGGAACGTGCTGCTCGAGGGGATCACGTTCGATCACATCGAGGCGCTCTGCGCGAAGATGCGATCGGCGGGCATCGTCGTGGAGCGCGAAGCGGGCGGGATCCGCGTCGTCGGCAAGCCGCCGTTCAAGCCGGTCGACGTCACGACCGAGCCGCACCCGGGCTTCCCGACCGACATGCAGGCGCAGTTCATGTTGCTGATGTGCATGGCGAACGGCTCGAGCGTCATCACCGAGACGATCTTCGAGAACCGCTTCATGCACGTGCCCGAGCTGGTCCGCATGGGCGCGCGCATCGACATCCGCGGCCGCTCGGCGTTCGTGCACGGGCCGAGCAAGCTGCAGGGCGCGCGCGTGATGGCGACCGACCTGCGCGCGAGCGCGTCGCTCGTGCTCGCAGGGCTCGTCGCGCAGGGTGAGACCGAGGTGCTGCGCGTCTATCACATCGATCGCGGCTACGAGCGCATCGAGGAGAAGCTGCGCGCGCTCGGCGCCGACATCGAGAGGGTGAAGGGCAGTGCCTGAGAAGCGTCCGGTGCTGCGCGCCGTGAGTGGCCGCGGCGTGACCATCGCGGTCCCGAAGGGCCGCATCCTGAAGCCGCTCGCGGATCTGCTCGAGAAGGTCGGCGTGCGTCGCGAGACGCTGCTCGCCGACGATCGCACGCTGATGCGCGAGGATCGCGAGGCGGGCGTCTCGTTCCTCCTGCTCAAGCCCGACGACGTGCCGACCTACGTCGAGTACGGCGCCGCGGATCTCGGGGTCGTCGGGCGCGACGTGCTGCTCGAGCGCGAGTACGACCTCTACGCGCCGGTCGATCTCGGGATCGGTCGCTGCCGCATGATGGTCGCGGGCCTGCCCGATCGCCCTCCCC is a window encoding:
- a CDS encoding ABC transporter permease, with protein sequence MGRVWAIAINTFREAVRDRVLYGVLGFATALLLFTLALAELSLDQQARVVRDLGLASISLFSVVVAIFLGSSLLYKEIERKTLYVILPKPIRRHEFLIGKYAGIALTAIVFVAIMGALQLWLAAIQAGASATLLVIEPVVLGVALGLALWKAKDRTSVLVPFSLVALAASAGVAQSAGVAVGPTLAALTLDVGEVLVVAAVALFFSSFSTPFLTGVLTVGVWLVGRSADEMATMRSNVLPDSVRDLLHGLAWVVPNLNLFVPPHRALTEHVEGSGGPVEYVASAMGYGALYAGILIVMACVVFRRRDFL
- the murA gene encoding UDP-N-acetylglucosamine 1-carboxyvinyltransferase, whose product is MDNIKVRGGTPLRGTLRVSGAKNAALPILCSALLADGEHVFRNVPDLRDIVTTAKLLEHMGLEVDVNPPVVTVRAKPVLEPDAPYELVKQMRASVLVLGPLVARYGRARVSLPGGCAIGARPIDQHLKGLEAMGAEIDLSHGYVNVTVPSGRLKGAEIHLDIPTVTGTENLMCAAVLAKGRTRLANAAREPEVEELACVLNKMGASVEGAGTDVITIEGKDELHPVDHAIIADRIEAGTYMVGAAVTGGNVLLEGITFDHIEALCAKMRSAGIVVEREAGGIRVVGKPPFKPVDVTTEPHPGFPTDMQAQFMLLMCMANGSSVITETIFENRFMHVPELVRMGARIDIRGRSAFVHGPSKLQGARVMATDLRASASLVLAGLVAQGETEVLRVYHIDRGYERIEEKLRALGADIERVKGSA